TTACATCGGTTAATTTGTTTAACGTCCGCCTGTTGTCTTATACAAGAAATGTTGTCCATAGTGCAAAGATAGTCAATTTGTTTATTTAAGCAACTGCTAAAATACAAAAGGTCAAAAAGAACCCGATTTTGTCTGTCGGGTTGTGTCGTCATAGCCTTGCCACTAACGGTTTGCAGCTACCCGAAGGTGGCGATTTTACGCACCAACTTTCATTCGGAGAACTACCGTTCAAATATACTCAAAACTGTCCTACGAAGCACTACACCGCCACTTTTGGGTAGGTGCTGTTATAGCCAGTGGTTCTGTCTTTCGTGTCAGTGTCTACCGTGCTTTCAGAGTTTTTTGTTGTCATTTTACCTGTCCCGAAAAACGATTTATTGTCAGTCGGGAATGAGCTGTCGGGAAAGATTTAATTTTTGCGAAGCGAGGGAATTTTTACTGTCTTACCGTGCAGTTGATTTTGGCATATCTTTTTGTTTGAGTGTTGGCTTTAGCTCTTTGCCGCCCGCAGGAACGAGGACGGCAATGTGCTAAAAGAGGGTAGGTACAAAAAGTATGACAAAAAGAAGCGTGGGCTTTATTTGTTCTATTCTTTAAAATTCATTAATCTCAAACTTGTCAAAATTACAATGAGTGTTACACCAACATCAGCAGCAATTGCAAAAACTAAATTGCTGTAACCGATGAACGCAAGCGTTATGAATATTAATTTTACTACTATTGCTCCGATGGTGTTGAATTTGATTCTGCGTAATGTTTTTTGGCTTAACCGAATTAAAAAAGGAATGAGTGAAAGTTTATCGTTCATTAAGGCAATGTTTGCTGTTTCTATGGCGGTGTCGCTACCTGCCGCTCCCATTGCGATACCTACGGTGGATTGTGCTAACGCTGGGGCATCGTTTATGCCGTCACCAACCATTGCCACTTTTCCGTATTGTTGCAAAAGTTCTTTGATTTTTTCAGCTTTATTTTCGGGTAACATATTTCCAAATATTTTTTTGATGCCTACTTGCTTTGCTACATAGTTTGCTGCTTTTTCACTGTCGCCTGTAAGCATTACGGGTTCAATATTGAGTGTTTCTATATCCTTTAAAGCTGCTGCACTGTCGGGTTTTATTTCATCCATCAATCCTATTATTCCTGCAACTCCGTTTCCAAAACTTACTACTACACTTGTTTTGCCTTGTGCTAAAAGTTCCGCAACAATTTTTTCCGCTTCGCTGTTGGTGTGTTGATGTTCTTTGATGAAATCTAATTTGCCTACATAAATTGTTTCGTCTTCACATACCAAACATTTTGCGGTTGCACCTTTTCCCATAATGCTTTTGAATGCTTCGGCTTTATGTGGTTCAAAGCCTTCTTTACGACTTGCATCAACTATGGCTTGTGCCAATGGGTGTTCTGAAAATATTTCTGCTCCTGCGGTGCAAGCCAAAAGTTCTTCACGGCTTGTTCCGTTTAATGGAATTACATCACTAACAATTGGATTACCAAAAGTGATTGTCCGCGTTTTGTCCAATGCAATTGCTTTAATGTTTGCCAATGTTTCCAAATATTTTCCACCTTTTACCAATGCACCTTTTGCAGATGCGTTTCCGATTGCTGCATAGATTGCAACTGGCGTAGATATAACCAATGCACAAGGGCAAGCGATTACTAAAAGTGTTATTGCCTGTTGCAGCCAATGATTAAAGTCTAAGTGCAAAACGAAAACAGGAATGATAAACAACAAAACAGAAAGTGCAAGCATTACAGGGGTATAATACTTTGCAAATTGCTGAATGAATTTTTGCGTTTCGCTTTTGTTAGATGCCGCTTCAAAAGTGAGGCGAACAATTTTTGAAAAAGTGGTATCAATAGAAAGTTTTGTTGTTTCTATTTCTATGAAACCATTTTTGTTTAAAGTTCCTGCAAACAAGTTATCGCCTGTGTGTTTGTCTTTAGGGATGGGTTCGCCTGTGATGGCGGCTTCGTCAACGGTAGTTTCGCCTGAAATAATTTTTCCGTCCAACGGTATCATTTCACCAGGTTTTACCTGAATGATTGTGCCAACCGCAATTTTATCAATGGGAACATTTTGGTTCTGTGATTTTACAAAAGCTGTCTTGGGTGCTTTACTCACTAATTCATCTAATGCTGATTTTGAATTTTCTATCCCAATATCTTCCAATCGTTCGCCCAATACATATAACACAACCAAAACGGCTGCTTCGGGAAACTCCTTTAGATAAAATGCACCGATTACCGCTATCAGCATCAGCAAATTGATATTGCTGAATTGGAGTTTAAAAAGTGCTTTTACACCGCTCCAAACTACTTTGTAGCCAATGCCAAAAATGAATGCAGCAAAAACAAAAGGTGCATAAGGCATTGGTATATGAATGCCGATGATGGATAAAACTTCTAAGGCAATTACAATGGCAATCGCGAAAAGAAGAAAGAGGAATTTTTTATCGTTAAATGGTAGTTTCATTGTTTTTGAATTTTTAATGTTCGTGTGCCTCACCTTTATTATTCATTTTAGCCAAAATAAAAAATGCACCATTCACTACAACTTTGCTGTTGGCAGGAATTTCTTTGAGCAAAGTAATTTCGCTGTAACCTATATCAGTCGTTCCTTTTCGGATGGGGATTTTTTCAAAGGTTGTTCCTTCTTCGGTGTGTTCAGGTTCTTCTTTCTCACCGTGTTCGTGTCCGTGTTCATCGTGTTGGTGTTCGGCAGTTTCTTTTTCCGAATGATGTTCTTCTTCTTTGTGGGCATCGGTAACAATAAAGATATAGTCTTGTCCTTCATGGTTAACAATGGCATTTGTAGGCACTGCATCAACGGTAGCGTTTTCTAAACTTACTAAGGCGGTTATGCTCATGCCGTCAATTAATCCTTGTTTGTTGCCTTTAACTGTTGCATGAACCGCAATGGCTTTGGTGTTTTGTTCAAACGTGTTGCTGATGGCGTAAACATCGGCATCGTATTCTTTGCCCGGATTGTTGGTGAGTGTGAAATGAATGGTTTGCCCAACTTTTAGTTTCTGCAAATCTTTTTCATACACATACAAATCCAAATGCAGTTGGCTGTTGTCGACTATTTCGGCAATGGGGTTGTTGGCATCTACATAGGTTCCGATATTAACCAATACATTACTGATTGCTCCGCTTATGGGGCTTGTAATATTGATTACCGATTGAATATTCTCACTTGTAAGAGTTTCGGAATTGATGCCGATTAACTCCAACTGTTTTTGCAGACTTGCCTTTTTTGCTTTTAAAGATTTTAATTCTGCTTCGGCTACCTGCAAATTTTTTAATGCGGTGGCATTGCCTTGTTGCAATTCTTTTTGTCGGGCAAATTCCAATTGTGCCAATTCTGCTTTAGAGGAAACACTTAAAAATTCTTCCTGCATGGTAATGAAAGAATTGTTGGTAATGGTGGCAATTACTTGTCCTTTGGTAACTGTATTTCCTGTTTGCACCAAAATAGATTTGATAACTCCACCAAACAGGGCTGTCGTATTTGCCTTATTGTTGTTTGGCACACGCAATAAGCCGTTTGCTTTGAGTGAAGCGGTAAGCTGTTTTTTCTCAATGCCTCCCAACTCTATTTTTATAGATTTCATTTGCTCGGATGTAAGCATTGCCGTGTTGGAGTTTTCGTGTTCATCGTGATGCTCGGTTTCTTCTCCGTGTGTTTCGGTTTTATTGCTATTGCAGGATGCAAATACTATGGATATTGCAAGGGCTGCTATGAAGATTACATTTTTCATTTCTGTGAAATTTATTTGTTGATTAAAAAATTGATGTTGATGATGGATTGATTAATTTGATTGATGGATTGCAGATAATTTAACTGCACATCGGTAGCAGTTTGCAGGGCTTGCAAGTATTCAATGTAGCCAATGTCGCCACTATTGAAACCAACTTTTGCGGTGCTAATAATTATATCGGCATTGGGCAAAGCGGTTGATTTGTAGTAATTGTATTGTTCCAAGTGCTGATTGTATTGCTGAAAAGCATTTTGCAGTTGGTTTTGTAAAATCAGTTTTCCGTTATCGGCTTCTTTTTGCATTGCCTGTTGTTTGAAATCAAGCGATTTGATTTTTGAAGCGTTGCTGAAAAAAGTAAGCGGAATACTAATACCTACATTGAAACCCTGAAATCTTTGGTTGCCGTCAAAAAAAACATCTGAACCGTTAACCGTTTGTGTCCCAATTAAGGATTGATTGAAGTAACCAACACTGAAATCAGGCAAGGTAGATGCGGTTTCTACCTTTTTGGTTTGTTCTGCAATTACGGCTTGCTGATACAACACTTTCAGTGATGGATTATTTGCAATAAGTGTGGTGTCGAACGAACTACTTAATACAAGCGGTTGAAAGTTTTCGTTATTGTCAATCGTAAATTCTTCGCTTGTGTTCATTAGCGTTTTTAGCGAATTGTAAGCCGTTGCAAAGTCTGTTTCATTTTGTTTGAGCAAAAGCGAAAGTTGTCCCCGCTTGGTTTCGGCTGTGGTTTTTTCCAACAAATTGGTTTCACCTGTTTTGTATCGCAAAGCTGCTGCACTCACAAAATCGTTATACAAACTATCTAAAGATTGCAGTTGTTTTTTAGTGGTTTGCAAATACTGCAACTGATAAAACCAGTATTGCACCTGTGCTTTTATTTCGCTGGCGGTGGCTTGCTGTTGCAATTCGCTACTTTGCAATTCGGCTTTATACAAACCTGATTTTGCAGTGAAATAAGTTGGGAACGGAATACTTTGCGAAACCTGAAATGCTTTGTCCTGATTGATGCTATTGTATTGCCCAAACTGAAAATTGACATTTGTTTTGGGCAATTCAAAAAACGACTTTTTCAATGTGGTAGAAGATTGCACATTGAATTGTTGCGATTGAATTTCCAAATTATTTTTCAATGCCGTGCTTATTGCATCTTCAACCGAAATGGTTTTAGTTGATGGTATTTGGGCGTTTGCAGCATTGAATGAAAGCAATGCAAAAACTAAAATGGTCGCGGCTGAAATTTTTCTTTTTTCTTTTTTAATTTTAGAAAATATCAGATATAGCAAAGGCAAAACAAATAGCGTTAAGAAAGTAGCTGTGAGCAAACCACCAATTACAACGGTTGCCAAAGGTTTTTGCACTTCTGCTCCTGCACCGTGTGAAAGTGCCATTGGTAAAAAGCCCAATGATGCAACGGTGGCAGTCATTAACACTGGTCGCAAACGGATTTTTGTTCCTTCTTTTATCCGTTCTAAAATGTCAGTCATTCCATCTTTTTCCAATTGGTTAAATGTTCCAATAAGCACAATGCCATTTAAAACTGCTACACCAAACAAGGCAATAAAACCTATACCTGCGGAAATGCTGAAAGGCATATCACGAATGAGCAAAGCGAACACACCGCCTATTGCACTCATTGGAATTGCGGTATAAATTAGCGTTGCTTGTTTTACTGAACCAAAGGTGAAATAGAGTAACATAAAAATGAGTGCCAATGCCACAGGCAAGGCAATCATTAGTCTTTTGCTTGCTGCTTGCAGATTTTCAAAAGTGCCTCCGTAGGTGTAATAATAACCTTCGGGTAATTTTATTTTTTCATTCAGTTGCTTCTGAATATCTTCTACTACACTTTCCACATCTCTGCCTTTGACATTAAAGCCAACTACAATTCTGCGTTTACCATCTTCACGGCTGATTTGTGCAGGACCTAATTCCATTTTTATTTCCGCAACTTGTGAAAGGGGAATTTGTGTTCCGTTGGCAGTAGGAATATACAAATGGCTTACATCGTCAATATTATTACGATGGGTGCTGTCAAGGCGAACTACTAAGTCAAATTTGCGTTCGTTTTCAAAAACAACACCTGCCCCACCACCTGCAAAGGCGGTGCTTACAATGTGGTTGATGTCCTCAATGTTCAAACCATAATTGGCAATTTGACTTCGATTGTATTTGATTACTATTTGCGGAAGACCTGACACTCGTTCTACATTTGGTTGAGTAGCTCCCTGCACCGATTGCACAATAGGGGCAATTTTATTGGCATAAGATAGGAGTGTGTCCATATTTTCACCAAAAATTTTGACTGCAACATCTTGGCGAATACCTGTCATAAGTTCGTTGAACCGCATTTGGATGGGTTGATTTTTTTCAAAGAAAACGCCCGGAATTGTGTTTAGTTTTTCTTCAAATTCCTCGGCAAGCTCGTCATAGGAAATATCCCGTTTCCAGTCACTTTGAGGTTTTAAAATTATCATCATGTCCGTTGCTTCGGGTGGCATGGGGTCGGTGGGCACTTCTGCTGCTCCTGTTTTTCCTACAACCATTTTTACTTCATCAAATTCTTTGATTAGGCGTGATGCCTGCATAGAAGTTTCCAAACTTTGTGAAAGTGATGTGCCTTGCGGCAAAATGCAGTGAAAAGCAAAATCGCCTTCCTGTAAGGTTGGGATAAATTCACCGCCCATCTTTGAAAACAGAAAAACAGAAAATACAAAGACGGCAACGGTTGCACTTACAATTACTTTTTTGAAACGGATGGCTTTATCCAATAATGGTGCATAAATGCGTTGGAATAAGTTCATCATTCTATCGCTAATAGTTTGCTTGTGTGAAATGTTTTTTGGAAGGAACACAGCACACATCATTGGAATATAAGTAAGCGATAAAATCAATGCCCCAAAAATGGCGAAACCAACGGTTTGAGCCATTGGGCGAAACATTTTACCTTCAATACCTATAAGCGTAAGAATTGGAATGTAAACTATCAGGATAATGATTTCTCCAAACGCTGCACTGCTTCGGATTTTAGAAGCAGATTGAAAAACTTCATTATCCATTTCTTTTTGTGAAAGTCTGCCAATTGTTTTTCGCAAACCCAAATGATGCAAAGTGGCTTCTACGATAATTACTGCACCGTCCACAATTAACCCAAAGTCAATTGCTCCTAAACTCATCAGGTTTGCACTTACGCCAAATACATTCATTAAGCCCAATGCAAATAGCATTGATAAAGGAATGGCAGAAGCTACAATAAGTCCTGCACGAAGGTTTCCAAGGAATAAAACCAATACGAAGATTACTATTAAAGCTCCTTCAATCAGGTTTTTCTCTACCGTGCTGATGGCTCGGTTTACTAAATCTGTCCTGTCTAAGTATGGTTCTATAACTACATCTTTGGGCAATGATTTTTGAATGGTTTGCATTTTGTCTTTAATGCGGCTAACCACATCGGCACTGTTCGCACCTTTCAGCATCATTACCACTCCGCCAACTGCATCTACCTCACCGTTGTAAGTCATAGCACCGTAACGAACCGCACTGCCCAAGCGAACTTCAGCAACATCCTTAATCAAAATGGGAATACCGTTTGGATTTGTTTTCACTACAATGTTTTTGATGTCGTCAAACGAACCAATCAAACCAACTCCACGAATGAAATAGGCGTTTGGTTTTTTGTCAATGTAAGCACCGCCTGTGTTTTCGTTGTTCTTTTCTAAAGCCGTAAAAATTTCAGGAATGGTTATGCCCATTGCAATAAGACGGTCGGGGTTTACTGCTACTTCATACTGTTTCAGTTGTCCGCCAAAGCTATTTACTTCCGCAATTCCGGGTGTGCCGTAAAGTTGTCGGGCAACAATCCAGTCTTGCATTGTCCGCAAGTCCATAGCGGTGTATTTGCTTTCACTGCCTTTTTTCGGGTGAATGATATATTGATATACTTCGCCCAATCCTGTGCTGACTGGTGCTAATTCGGGAGTTCCTACACCGATGGGGATTTTACTTTCGGCTTCTTTCAGCCGTTCGTTTATCAGTTGTCTTGCAAAGTAGATGTCTACTTTGTCGTCAAACACAACGGTAATTACTGAAAGTCCGAAACGGGAAATGCTCCGCAATTCCTCCAAGTCAGGAAGATTGGCTATACTTTGTTCAATAGGGTAAGTTACCAACTGTTCCACCTCTTGTCCTGCAAGGGTTGGGCAAACGGTAATAATTTGCACCTGATTGTTGGTGATGTCTGGAACTGCATCAATAGACAGTTTGGTTGCACTCCACACTCCCCAAACAATGAGTGCAAGTGTCATCAATGCAATGATGAATTTGTTATTTATGCTGAACGCAATTATTTTGTCTAACATTTTTTTAATCAGTTTAATGAATGAATACAGGATTACTTGCGGTGCGTTAGCACCGTAAGTAAGGTTGTTTTGTTCCGCTTTCAGCGGAACATCATAAATTCATTAACTGATTTTTGGCGGTTGCCAGATAGACAAATACACCTCCGAAACAAAAGAGGCATTGTAAACAGGGAAGTACTTTGTCGCAATAGGTGTCAGGTTGCGTAAAGTGGTTGGGTAAAAAATATTGGTTATAGACTGTCCGCAGCAGGCACACATACAAAAGGGAGAACAATTCTCGGTATCAGTGTCGTGGTCTGAATGGTCGGTAGAGGCAAAAGTAGATTGGTCGGCACCCTGATATTTACAGTCGTCCTTGTCGCTGCATGGCATAACTGCCAGAGCAAAAAGGTAAAAACTGAATATGAGGGTAAAAATTTTCACAGGACAAATGTAAGGATTTTAGGTTAAAAACAAACAATGTCCAAAAACAGCAGATTGTTGCTTACGGGGTGAATTGAGCGAGGCAAATTTTTGGGCACGTGTTTTTGCCTTGTGGGTTGGGTTTAGCTCTTTTGCAGGTGGTGCGAAGCAAGTTTTTAAAATGCGTAATTTTTCTACGCATTTTAAAAACTAACCTGCAAATGTGCTAAACGAAGCGTGGGGCAAAAACCGTGACAAAAAATTGAGGGTCGGCTTTTTTTCCTTTTTTCTCT
The DNA window shown above is from Bacteroidia bacterium and carries:
- a CDS encoding cation-translocating P-type ATPase, with the translated sequence MKLPFNDKKFLFLLFAIAIVIALEVLSIIGIHIPMPYAPFVFAAFIFGIGYKVVWSGVKALFKLQFSNINLLMLIAVIGAFYLKEFPEAAVLVVLYVLGERLEDIGIENSKSALDELVSKAPKTAFVKSQNQNVPIDKIAVGTIIQVKPGEMIPLDGKIISGETTVDEAAITGEPIPKDKHTGDNLFAGTLNKNGFIEIETTKLSIDTTFSKIVRLTFEAASNKSETQKFIQQFAKYYTPVMLALSVLLFIIPVFVLHLDFNHWLQQAITLLVIACPCALVISTPVAIYAAIGNASAKGALVKGGKYLETLANIKAIALDKTRTITFGNPIVSDVIPLNGTSREELLACTAGAEIFSEHPLAQAIVDASRKEGFEPHKAEAFKSIMGKGATAKCLVCEDETIYVGKLDFIKEHQHTNSEAEKIVAELLAQGKTSVVVSFGNGVAGIIGLMDEIKPDSAAALKDIETLNIEPVMLTGDSEKAANYVAKQVGIKKIFGNMLPENKAEKIKELLQQYGKVAMVGDGINDAPALAQSTVGIAMGAAGSDTAIETANIALMNDKLSLIPFLIRLSQKTLRRIKFNTIGAIVVKLIFITLAFIGYSNLVFAIAADVGVTLIVILTSLRLMNFKE
- a CDS encoding efflux RND transporter periplasmic adaptor subunit; amino-acid sequence: MKNVIFIAALAISIVFASCNSNKTETHGEETEHHDEHENSNTAMLTSEQMKSIKIELGGIEKKQLTASLKANGLLRVPNNNKANTTALFGGVIKSILVQTGNTVTKGQVIATITNNSFITMQEEFLSVSSKAELAQLEFARQKELQQGNATALKNLQVAEAELKSLKAKKASLQKQLELIGINSETLTSENIQSVINITSPISGAISNVLVNIGTYVDANNPIAEIVDNSQLHLDLYVYEKDLQKLKVGQTIHFTLTNNPGKEYDADVYAISNTFEQNTKAIAVHATVKGNKQGLIDGMSITALVSLENATVDAVPTNAIVNHEGQDYIFIVTDAHKEEEHHSEKETAEHQHDEHGHEHGEKEEPEHTEEGTTFEKIPIRKGTTDIGYSEITLLKEIPANSKVVVNGAFFILAKMNNKGEAHEH
- a CDS encoding CusA/CzcA family heavy metal efflux RND transporter gives rise to the protein MLDKIIAFSINNKFIIALMTLALIVWGVWSATKLSIDAVPDITNNQVQIITVCPTLAGQEVEQLVTYPIEQSIANLPDLEELRSISRFGLSVITVVFDDKVDIYFARQLINERLKEAESKIPIGVGTPELAPVSTGLGEVYQYIIHPKKGSESKYTAMDLRTMQDWIVARQLYGTPGIAEVNSFGGQLKQYEVAVNPDRLIAMGITIPEIFTALEKNNENTGGAYIDKKPNAYFIRGVGLIGSFDDIKNIVVKTNPNGIPILIKDVAEVRLGSAVRYGAMTYNGEVDAVGGVVMMLKGANSADVVSRIKDKMQTIQKSLPKDVVIEPYLDRTDLVNRAISTVEKNLIEGALIVIFVLVLFLGNLRAGLIVASAIPLSMLFALGLMNVFGVSANLMSLGAIDFGLIVDGAVIIVEATLHHLGLRKTIGRLSQKEMDNEVFQSASKIRSSAAFGEIIILIVYIPILTLIGIEGKMFRPMAQTVGFAIFGALILSLTYIPMMCAVFLPKNISHKQTISDRMMNLFQRIYAPLLDKAIRFKKVIVSATVAVFVFSVFLFSKMGGEFIPTLQEGDFAFHCILPQGTSLSQSLETSMQASRLIKEFDEVKMVVGKTGAAEVPTDPMPPEATDMMIILKPQSDWKRDISYDELAEEFEEKLNTIPGVFFEKNQPIQMRFNELMTGIRQDVAVKIFGENMDTLLSYANKIAPIVQSVQGATQPNVERVSGLPQIVIKYNRSQIANYGLNIEDINHIVSTAFAGGGAGVVFENERKFDLVVRLDSTHRNNIDDVSHLYIPTANGTQIPLSQVAEIKMELGPAQISREDGKRRIVVGFNVKGRDVESVVEDIQKQLNEKIKLPEGYYYTYGGTFENLQAASKRLMIALPVALALIFMLLYFTFGSVKQATLIYTAIPMSAIGGVFALLIRDMPFSISAGIGFIALFGVAVLNGIVLIGTFNQLEKDGMTDILERIKEGTKIRLRPVLMTATVASLGFLPMALSHGAGAEVQKPLATVVIGGLLTATFLTLFVLPLLYLIFSKIKKEKRKISAATILVFALLSFNAANAQIPSTKTISVEDAISTALKNNLEIQSQQFNVQSSTTLKKSFFELPKTNVNFQFGQYNSINQDKAFQVSQSIPFPTYFTAKSGLYKAELQSSELQQQATASEIKAQVQYWFYQLQYLQTTKKQLQSLDSLYNDFVSAAALRYKTGETNLLEKTTAETKRGQLSLLLKQNETDFATAYNSLKTLMNTSEEFTIDNNENFQPLVLSSSFDTTLIANNPSLKVLYQQAVIAEQTKKVETASTLPDFSVGYFNQSLIGTQTVNGSDVFFDGNQRFQGFNVGISIPLTFFSNASKIKSLDFKQQAMQKEADNGKLILQNQLQNAFQQYNQHLEQYNYYKSTALPNADIIISTAKVGFNSGDIGYIEYLQALQTATDVQLNYLQSINQINQSIININFLINK
- a CDS encoding DUF6660 family protein translates to MKIFTLIFSFYLFALAVMPCSDKDDCKYQGADQSTFASTDHSDHDTDTENCSPFCMCACCGQSITNIFYPTTLRNLTPIATKYFPVYNASFVSEVYLSIWQPPKIS